A stretch of Lepisosteus oculatus isolate fLepOcu1 chromosome 11, fLepOcu1.hap2, whole genome shotgun sequence DNA encodes these proteins:
- the elavl3 gene encoding ELAV-like protein 3 isoform X3, translating into MVTQIISTMETQVSNGPTANSIPNGPVISTNGSTDDSKTNLIVNYLPQNMTQEEFKSLFGSIGEIESCKLVRDKITGQSLGYGFVNYVDPNDADKAINTLNGLKLQTKTIKVSYARPSSASIRDANLYVSGLPKTMSQKEMEQLFSQYGRIITSRILVDQVTGISRGVGFIRFDKRNEAEEAIKGLNGQKPLGAAEPITVKFANNPSQKTGQALLTQLYQTAARRYTGPLHHQTQRFRLDNLLNMSYGVKSSPSLLPRFSPITIDSMTSLAGVNLTGPTGAGWCIFVYNLSPEADESVLWQLFGPFGAVTNVKVIRDFTTNKCKGFGFVTMTNYDEAAMAIASLNGYRLGDRVLQVSFKTSKQHKA; encoded by the exons CAGATAATCAGCACAATGGAAACTCAGGTGTCCAACGGTCCGACCGCCAACAGTATCCCCAATGGCCCTGTCATCAGCACTAATGGTTCCACGGACGACAGCAAAACCAACCTGATCGTCAACTACCTGCCCCAGAACATGACCCAGGAGGAGTTCAAGAGCCTGTTTGGCAGCATCGGAGAGATTGAGTCCTGCAAACTGGTCAGAGATAAAATCACAG GTCAGAGTTTAGGCTATGGATTTGTAAACTATGTCGACCCAAACGACGCCGACAAGGCCATCAACACGCTAAATGGACTCAAACTGCAAACCAAAACAATCAAG GTGTCCTATGCTCGGCCCAGCTCAGCCTCCATCCGTGATGCCAACCTCTATGTCAGCGGGCTTCCCAAGACCATGAGCCAGAAAGAGATGGAGCAGCTGTTTTCTCAGTACGGCCGGATCATTACCTCGCGCATCCTGGTGGACCAGGTGACAG GCATATCACGAGGAGTGGGATTCATCCGGTTCGACAAGCGCAATGAGGCTGAGGAGGCCATCAAGGGGCTGAATGGGCAGAAGCCACTGGGTGCCGCCGAGCCCATCACTGTCAAGTTTGCCAACAACCCCAGCCAGAAGACCGGCCAGGCCCTGCTCACACAGCTGTACCAAACCGCCGCCCGCCGCTACACCGGGCCCCTGCACCACCAGACGCAGAGATTCAG ACTCGACAATTTACTTAACATGAGCTACGGAGTCAAGAG CTCTCCCTCCCTTCTCCCTAGGTTCTCACCCATCACCATTGACAGCATGACCAGCCTAGCTGGAGTCAACCTGACAGGGCCCACGGGAGCTGGCTGGTGCATCTTCGTGTACAACCTGTCGCCCGAGGCCGACGAGAGCGTACTGTGGCAGCTGTTCGGACCCTTCGGCGCCGTCACCAACGTCAAGGTCATCCGCGATTTCACCACCAACAAGTGCAAAGGCTTCGGCTTCGTCACCATGACCAACTACGACGAGGCCGCCATGGCGATCGCCAGTCTCAACGGCTACAGGCTGGGCGACCGCGTGCTGCAGGTGTCCTTCAAGACCAGCAAGCAGCACAAGGCATGA
- the elavl3 gene encoding ELAV-like protein 3 isoform X5 — MVTQIISTMETQVSNGPTANSIPNGPVISTNGSTDDSKTNLIVNYLPQNMTQEEFKSLFGSIGEIESCKLVRDKITGQSLGYGFVNYVDPNDADKAINTLNGLKLQTKTIKVSYARPSSASIRDANLYVSGLPKTMSQKEMEQLFSQYGRIITSRILVDQVTGISRGVGFIRFDKRNEAEEAIKGLNGQKPLGAAEPITVKFANNPSQKTGQALLTQLYQTAARRYTGPLHHQTQRFRLDNLLNMSYGVKRFSPITIDSMTSLAGVNLTGPTGAGWCIFVYNLSPEADESVLWQLFGPFGAVTNVKVIRDFTTNKCKGFGFVTMTNYDEAAMAIASLNGYRLGDRVLQVSFKTSKQHKA; from the exons CAGATAATCAGCACAATGGAAACTCAGGTGTCCAACGGTCCGACCGCCAACAGTATCCCCAATGGCCCTGTCATCAGCACTAATGGTTCCACGGACGACAGCAAAACCAACCTGATCGTCAACTACCTGCCCCAGAACATGACCCAGGAGGAGTTCAAGAGCCTGTTTGGCAGCATCGGAGAGATTGAGTCCTGCAAACTGGTCAGAGATAAAATCACAG GTCAGAGTTTAGGCTATGGATTTGTAAACTATGTCGACCCAAACGACGCCGACAAGGCCATCAACACGCTAAATGGACTCAAACTGCAAACCAAAACAATCAAG GTGTCCTATGCTCGGCCCAGCTCAGCCTCCATCCGTGATGCCAACCTCTATGTCAGCGGGCTTCCCAAGACCATGAGCCAGAAAGAGATGGAGCAGCTGTTTTCTCAGTACGGCCGGATCATTACCTCGCGCATCCTGGTGGACCAGGTGACAG GCATATCACGAGGAGTGGGATTCATCCGGTTCGACAAGCGCAATGAGGCTGAGGAGGCCATCAAGGGGCTGAATGGGCAGAAGCCACTGGGTGCCGCCGAGCCCATCACTGTCAAGTTTGCCAACAACCCCAGCCAGAAGACCGGCCAGGCCCTGCTCACACAGCTGTACCAAACCGCCGCCCGCCGCTACACCGGGCCCCTGCACCACCAGACGCAGAGATTCAG ACTCGACAATTTACTTAACATGAGCTACGGAGTCAAGAG GTTCTCACCCATCACCATTGACAGCATGACCAGCCTAGCTGGAGTCAACCTGACAGGGCCCACGGGAGCTGGCTGGTGCATCTTCGTGTACAACCTGTCGCCCGAGGCCGACGAGAGCGTACTGTGGCAGCTGTTCGGACCCTTCGGCGCCGTCACCAACGTCAAGGTCATCCGCGATTTCACCACCAACAAGTGCAAAGGCTTCGGCTTCGTCACCATGACCAACTACGACGAGGCCGCCATGGCGATCGCCAGTCTCAACGGCTACAGGCTGGGCGACCGCGTGCTGCAGGTGTCCTTCAAGACCAGCAAGCAGCACAAGGCATGA
- the elavl3 gene encoding ELAV-like protein 3 isoform X6 produces the protein MVTQIISTMETQVSNGPTANSIPNGPVISTNGSTDDSKTNLIVNYLPQNMTQEEFKSLFGSIGEIESCKLVRDKITGQSLGYGFVNYVDPNDADKAINTLNGLKLQTKTIKVSYARPSSASIRDANLYVSGLPKTMSQKEMEQLFSQYGRIITSRILVDQVTAGISRGVGFIRFDKRNEAEEAIKGLNGQKPLGAAEPITVKFANNPSQKTGQALLTQLYQTAARRYTGPLHHQTQRFSSPSLLPRFSPITIDSMTSLAGVNLTGPTGAGWCIFVYNLSPEADESVLWQLFGPFGAVTNVKVIRDFTTNKCKGFGFVTMTNYDEAAMAIASLNGYRLGDRVLQVSFKTSKQHKA, from the exons CAGATAATCAGCACAATGGAAACTCAGGTGTCCAACGGTCCGACCGCCAACAGTATCCCCAATGGCCCTGTCATCAGCACTAATGGTTCCACGGACGACAGCAAAACCAACCTGATCGTCAACTACCTGCCCCAGAACATGACCCAGGAGGAGTTCAAGAGCCTGTTTGGCAGCATCGGAGAGATTGAGTCCTGCAAACTGGTCAGAGATAAAATCACAG GTCAGAGTTTAGGCTATGGATTTGTAAACTATGTCGACCCAAACGACGCCGACAAGGCCATCAACACGCTAAATGGACTCAAACTGCAAACCAAAACAATCAAG GTGTCCTATGCTCGGCCCAGCTCAGCCTCCATCCGTGATGCCAACCTCTATGTCAGCGGGCTTCCCAAGACCATGAGCCAGAAAGAGATGGAGCAGCTGTTTTCTCAGTACGGCCGGATCATTACCTCGCGCATCCTGGTGGACCAGGTGACAG CAGGCATATCACGAGGAGTGGGATTCATCCGGTTCGACAAGCGCAATGAGGCTGAGGAGGCCATCAAGGGGCTGAATGGGCAGAAGCCACTGGGTGCCGCCGAGCCCATCACTGTCAAGTTTGCCAACAACCCCAGCCAGAAGACCGGCCAGGCCCTGCTCACACAGCTGTACCAAACCGCCGCCCGCCGCTACACCGGGCCCCTGCACCACCAGACGCAGAGATTCAG CTCTCCCTCCCTTCTCCCTAGGTTCTCACCCATCACCATTGACAGCATGACCAGCCTAGCTGGAGTCAACCTGACAGGGCCCACGGGAGCTGGCTGGTGCATCTTCGTGTACAACCTGTCGCCCGAGGCCGACGAGAGCGTACTGTGGCAGCTGTTCGGACCCTTCGGCGCCGTCACCAACGTCAAGGTCATCCGCGATTTCACCACCAACAAGTGCAAAGGCTTCGGCTTCGTCACCATGACCAACTACGACGAGGCCGCCATGGCGATCGCCAGTCTCAACGGCTACAGGCTGGGCGACCGCGTGCTGCAGGTGTCCTTCAAGACCAGCAAGCAGCACAAGGCATGA
- the elavl3 gene encoding ELAV-like protein 3 isoform X2: MVTIISTMETQVSNGPTANSIPNGPVISTNGSTDDSKTNLIVNYLPQNMTQEEFKSLFGSIGEIESCKLVRDKITGQSLGYGFVNYVDPNDADKAINTLNGLKLQTKTIKVSYARPSSASIRDANLYVSGLPKTMSQKEMEQLFSQYGRIITSRILVDQVTAGISRGVGFIRFDKRNEAEEAIKGLNGQKPLGAAEPITVKFANNPSQKTGQALLTQLYQTAARRYTGPLHHQTQRFRLDNLLNMSYGVKSSPSLLPRFSPITIDSMTSLAGVNLTGPTGAGWCIFVYNLSPEADESVLWQLFGPFGAVTNVKVIRDFTTNKCKGFGFVTMTNYDEAAMAIASLNGYRLGDRVLQVSFKTSKQHKA, from the exons ATAATCAGCACAATGGAAACTCAGGTGTCCAACGGTCCGACCGCCAACAGTATCCCCAATGGCCCTGTCATCAGCACTAATGGTTCCACGGACGACAGCAAAACCAACCTGATCGTCAACTACCTGCCCCAGAACATGACCCAGGAGGAGTTCAAGAGCCTGTTTGGCAGCATCGGAGAGATTGAGTCCTGCAAACTGGTCAGAGATAAAATCACAG GTCAGAGTTTAGGCTATGGATTTGTAAACTATGTCGACCCAAACGACGCCGACAAGGCCATCAACACGCTAAATGGACTCAAACTGCAAACCAAAACAATCAAG GTGTCCTATGCTCGGCCCAGCTCAGCCTCCATCCGTGATGCCAACCTCTATGTCAGCGGGCTTCCCAAGACCATGAGCCAGAAAGAGATGGAGCAGCTGTTTTCTCAGTACGGCCGGATCATTACCTCGCGCATCCTGGTGGACCAGGTGACAG CAGGCATATCACGAGGAGTGGGATTCATCCGGTTCGACAAGCGCAATGAGGCTGAGGAGGCCATCAAGGGGCTGAATGGGCAGAAGCCACTGGGTGCCGCCGAGCCCATCACTGTCAAGTTTGCCAACAACCCCAGCCAGAAGACCGGCCAGGCCCTGCTCACACAGCTGTACCAAACCGCCGCCCGCCGCTACACCGGGCCCCTGCACCACCAGACGCAGAGATTCAG ACTCGACAATTTACTTAACATGAGCTACGGAGTCAAGAG CTCTCCCTCCCTTCTCCCTAGGTTCTCACCCATCACCATTGACAGCATGACCAGCCTAGCTGGAGTCAACCTGACAGGGCCCACGGGAGCTGGCTGGTGCATCTTCGTGTACAACCTGTCGCCCGAGGCCGACGAGAGCGTACTGTGGCAGCTGTTCGGACCCTTCGGCGCCGTCACCAACGTCAAGGTCATCCGCGATTTCACCACCAACAAGTGCAAAGGCTTCGGCTTCGTCACCATGACCAACTACGACGAGGCCGCCATGGCGATCGCCAGTCTCAACGGCTACAGGCTGGGCGACCGCGTGCTGCAGGTGTCCTTCAAGACCAGCAAGCAGCACAAGGCATGA
- the elavl3 gene encoding ELAV-like protein 3 isoform X8: MVTQIISTMETQVSNGPTANSIPNGPVISTNGSTDDSKTNLIVNYLPQNMTQEEFKSLFGSIGEIESCKLVRDKITGQSLGYGFVNYVDPNDADKAINTLNGLKLQTKTIKVSYARPSSASIRDANLYVSGLPKTMSQKEMEQLFSQYGRIITSRILVDQVTGISRGVGFIRFDKRNEAEEAIKGLNGQKPLGAAEPITVKFANNPSQKTGQALLTQLYQTAARRYTGPLHHQTQRFRFSPITIDSMTSLAGVNLTGPTGAGWCIFVYNLSPEADESVLWQLFGPFGAVTNVKVIRDFTTNKCKGFGFVTMTNYDEAAMAIASLNGYRLGDRVLQVSFKTSKQHKA; encoded by the exons CAGATAATCAGCACAATGGAAACTCAGGTGTCCAACGGTCCGACCGCCAACAGTATCCCCAATGGCCCTGTCATCAGCACTAATGGTTCCACGGACGACAGCAAAACCAACCTGATCGTCAACTACCTGCCCCAGAACATGACCCAGGAGGAGTTCAAGAGCCTGTTTGGCAGCATCGGAGAGATTGAGTCCTGCAAACTGGTCAGAGATAAAATCACAG GTCAGAGTTTAGGCTATGGATTTGTAAACTATGTCGACCCAAACGACGCCGACAAGGCCATCAACACGCTAAATGGACTCAAACTGCAAACCAAAACAATCAAG GTGTCCTATGCTCGGCCCAGCTCAGCCTCCATCCGTGATGCCAACCTCTATGTCAGCGGGCTTCCCAAGACCATGAGCCAGAAAGAGATGGAGCAGCTGTTTTCTCAGTACGGCCGGATCATTACCTCGCGCATCCTGGTGGACCAGGTGACAG GCATATCACGAGGAGTGGGATTCATCCGGTTCGACAAGCGCAATGAGGCTGAGGAGGCCATCAAGGGGCTGAATGGGCAGAAGCCACTGGGTGCCGCCGAGCCCATCACTGTCAAGTTTGCCAACAACCCCAGCCAGAAGACCGGCCAGGCCCTGCTCACACAGCTGTACCAAACCGCCGCCCGCCGCTACACCGGGCCCCTGCACCACCAGACGCAGAGATTCAG GTTCTCACCCATCACCATTGACAGCATGACCAGCCTAGCTGGAGTCAACCTGACAGGGCCCACGGGAGCTGGCTGGTGCATCTTCGTGTACAACCTGTCGCCCGAGGCCGACGAGAGCGTACTGTGGCAGCTGTTCGGACCCTTCGGCGCCGTCACCAACGTCAAGGTCATCCGCGATTTCACCACCAACAAGTGCAAAGGCTTCGGCTTCGTCACCATGACCAACTACGACGAGGCCGCCATGGCGATCGCCAGTCTCAACGGCTACAGGCTGGGCGACCGCGTGCTGCAGGTGTCCTTCAAGACCAGCAAGCAGCACAAGGCATGA
- the elavl3 gene encoding ELAV-like protein 3 isoform X7: MVTQIISTMETQVSNGPTANSIPNGPVISTNGSTDDSKTNLIVNYLPQNMTQEEFKSLFGSIGEIESCKLVRDKITGQSLGYGFVNYVDPNDADKAINTLNGLKLQTKTIKVSYARPSSASIRDANLYVSGLPKTMSQKEMEQLFSQYGRIITSRILVDQVTAGISRGVGFIRFDKRNEAEEAIKGLNGQKPLGAAEPITVKFANNPSQKTGQALLTQLYQTAARRYTGPLHHQTQRFRFSPITIDSMTSLAGVNLTGPTGAGWCIFVYNLSPEADESVLWQLFGPFGAVTNVKVIRDFTTNKCKGFGFVTMTNYDEAAMAIASLNGYRLGDRVLQVSFKTSKQHKA; encoded by the exons CAGATAATCAGCACAATGGAAACTCAGGTGTCCAACGGTCCGACCGCCAACAGTATCCCCAATGGCCCTGTCATCAGCACTAATGGTTCCACGGACGACAGCAAAACCAACCTGATCGTCAACTACCTGCCCCAGAACATGACCCAGGAGGAGTTCAAGAGCCTGTTTGGCAGCATCGGAGAGATTGAGTCCTGCAAACTGGTCAGAGATAAAATCACAG GTCAGAGTTTAGGCTATGGATTTGTAAACTATGTCGACCCAAACGACGCCGACAAGGCCATCAACACGCTAAATGGACTCAAACTGCAAACCAAAACAATCAAG GTGTCCTATGCTCGGCCCAGCTCAGCCTCCATCCGTGATGCCAACCTCTATGTCAGCGGGCTTCCCAAGACCATGAGCCAGAAAGAGATGGAGCAGCTGTTTTCTCAGTACGGCCGGATCATTACCTCGCGCATCCTGGTGGACCAGGTGACAG CAGGCATATCACGAGGAGTGGGATTCATCCGGTTCGACAAGCGCAATGAGGCTGAGGAGGCCATCAAGGGGCTGAATGGGCAGAAGCCACTGGGTGCCGCCGAGCCCATCACTGTCAAGTTTGCCAACAACCCCAGCCAGAAGACCGGCCAGGCCCTGCTCACACAGCTGTACCAAACCGCCGCCCGCCGCTACACCGGGCCCCTGCACCACCAGACGCAGAGATTCAG GTTCTCACCCATCACCATTGACAGCATGACCAGCCTAGCTGGAGTCAACCTGACAGGGCCCACGGGAGCTGGCTGGTGCATCTTCGTGTACAACCTGTCGCCCGAGGCCGACGAGAGCGTACTGTGGCAGCTGTTCGGACCCTTCGGCGCCGTCACCAACGTCAAGGTCATCCGCGATTTCACCACCAACAAGTGCAAAGGCTTCGGCTTCGTCACCATGACCAACTACGACGAGGCCGCCATGGCGATCGCCAGTCTCAACGGCTACAGGCTGGGCGACCGCGTGCTGCAGGTGTCCTTCAAGACCAGCAAGCAGCACAAGGCATGA
- the elavl3 gene encoding ELAV-like protein 3 isoform X1, with translation MVTQIISTMETQVSNGPTANSIPNGPVISTNGSTDDSKTNLIVNYLPQNMTQEEFKSLFGSIGEIESCKLVRDKITGQSLGYGFVNYVDPNDADKAINTLNGLKLQTKTIKVSYARPSSASIRDANLYVSGLPKTMSQKEMEQLFSQYGRIITSRILVDQVTAGISRGVGFIRFDKRNEAEEAIKGLNGQKPLGAAEPITVKFANNPSQKTGQALLTQLYQTAARRYTGPLHHQTQRFRLDNLLNMSYGVKSSPSLLPRFSPITIDSMTSLAGVNLTGPTGAGWCIFVYNLSPEADESVLWQLFGPFGAVTNVKVIRDFTTNKCKGFGFVTMTNYDEAAMAIASLNGYRLGDRVLQVSFKTSKQHKA, from the exons CAGATAATCAGCACAATGGAAACTCAGGTGTCCAACGGTCCGACCGCCAACAGTATCCCCAATGGCCCTGTCATCAGCACTAATGGTTCCACGGACGACAGCAAAACCAACCTGATCGTCAACTACCTGCCCCAGAACATGACCCAGGAGGAGTTCAAGAGCCTGTTTGGCAGCATCGGAGAGATTGAGTCCTGCAAACTGGTCAGAGATAAAATCACAG GTCAGAGTTTAGGCTATGGATTTGTAAACTATGTCGACCCAAACGACGCCGACAAGGCCATCAACACGCTAAATGGACTCAAACTGCAAACCAAAACAATCAAG GTGTCCTATGCTCGGCCCAGCTCAGCCTCCATCCGTGATGCCAACCTCTATGTCAGCGGGCTTCCCAAGACCATGAGCCAGAAAGAGATGGAGCAGCTGTTTTCTCAGTACGGCCGGATCATTACCTCGCGCATCCTGGTGGACCAGGTGACAG CAGGCATATCACGAGGAGTGGGATTCATCCGGTTCGACAAGCGCAATGAGGCTGAGGAGGCCATCAAGGGGCTGAATGGGCAGAAGCCACTGGGTGCCGCCGAGCCCATCACTGTCAAGTTTGCCAACAACCCCAGCCAGAAGACCGGCCAGGCCCTGCTCACACAGCTGTACCAAACCGCCGCCCGCCGCTACACCGGGCCCCTGCACCACCAGACGCAGAGATTCAG ACTCGACAATTTACTTAACATGAGCTACGGAGTCAAGAG CTCTCCCTCCCTTCTCCCTAGGTTCTCACCCATCACCATTGACAGCATGACCAGCCTAGCTGGAGTCAACCTGACAGGGCCCACGGGAGCTGGCTGGTGCATCTTCGTGTACAACCTGTCGCCCGAGGCCGACGAGAGCGTACTGTGGCAGCTGTTCGGACCCTTCGGCGCCGTCACCAACGTCAAGGTCATCCGCGATTTCACCACCAACAAGTGCAAAGGCTTCGGCTTCGTCACCATGACCAACTACGACGAGGCCGCCATGGCGATCGCCAGTCTCAACGGCTACAGGCTGGGCGACCGCGTGCTGCAGGTGTCCTTCAAGACCAGCAAGCAGCACAAGGCATGA
- the elavl3 gene encoding ELAV-like protein 3 isoform X4 yields the protein MVTQIISTMETQVSNGPTANSIPNGPVISTNGSTDDSKTNLIVNYLPQNMTQEEFKSLFGSIGEIESCKLVRDKITGQSLGYGFVNYVDPNDADKAINTLNGLKLQTKTIKVSYARPSSASIRDANLYVSGLPKTMSQKEMEQLFSQYGRIITSRILVDQVTAGISRGVGFIRFDKRNEAEEAIKGLNGQKPLGAAEPITVKFANNPSQKTGQALLTQLYQTAARRYTGPLHHQTQRFRLDNLLNMSYGVKRFSPITIDSMTSLAGVNLTGPTGAGWCIFVYNLSPEADESVLWQLFGPFGAVTNVKVIRDFTTNKCKGFGFVTMTNYDEAAMAIASLNGYRLGDRVLQVSFKTSKQHKA from the exons CAGATAATCAGCACAATGGAAACTCAGGTGTCCAACGGTCCGACCGCCAACAGTATCCCCAATGGCCCTGTCATCAGCACTAATGGTTCCACGGACGACAGCAAAACCAACCTGATCGTCAACTACCTGCCCCAGAACATGACCCAGGAGGAGTTCAAGAGCCTGTTTGGCAGCATCGGAGAGATTGAGTCCTGCAAACTGGTCAGAGATAAAATCACAG GTCAGAGTTTAGGCTATGGATTTGTAAACTATGTCGACCCAAACGACGCCGACAAGGCCATCAACACGCTAAATGGACTCAAACTGCAAACCAAAACAATCAAG GTGTCCTATGCTCGGCCCAGCTCAGCCTCCATCCGTGATGCCAACCTCTATGTCAGCGGGCTTCCCAAGACCATGAGCCAGAAAGAGATGGAGCAGCTGTTTTCTCAGTACGGCCGGATCATTACCTCGCGCATCCTGGTGGACCAGGTGACAG CAGGCATATCACGAGGAGTGGGATTCATCCGGTTCGACAAGCGCAATGAGGCTGAGGAGGCCATCAAGGGGCTGAATGGGCAGAAGCCACTGGGTGCCGCCGAGCCCATCACTGTCAAGTTTGCCAACAACCCCAGCCAGAAGACCGGCCAGGCCCTGCTCACACAGCTGTACCAAACCGCCGCCCGCCGCTACACCGGGCCCCTGCACCACCAGACGCAGAGATTCAG ACTCGACAATTTACTTAACATGAGCTACGGAGTCAAGAG GTTCTCACCCATCACCATTGACAGCATGACCAGCCTAGCTGGAGTCAACCTGACAGGGCCCACGGGAGCTGGCTGGTGCATCTTCGTGTACAACCTGTCGCCCGAGGCCGACGAGAGCGTACTGTGGCAGCTGTTCGGACCCTTCGGCGCCGTCACCAACGTCAAGGTCATCCGCGATTTCACCACCAACAAGTGCAAAGGCTTCGGCTTCGTCACCATGACCAACTACGACGAGGCCGCCATGGCGATCGCCAGTCTCAACGGCTACAGGCTGGGCGACCGCGTGCTGCAGGTGTCCTTCAAGACCAGCAAGCAGCACAAGGCATGA